One genomic segment of Novisyntrophococcus fermenticellae includes these proteins:
- a CDS encoding methyltetrahydrofolate cobalamin methyltransferase, whose product MIIIGEKINGSIPIVAKAIAERDSEFIKERAKIQAAANATFIDCCASVPEAEEVETLKWMIDCIQEVTDLPISVDSPSPAVLAEVFSYCKRPGLINSVSMEGDKIDKIFPLIADTEWNVIALCSDDTGIPKTAEDRLRVFNNIMAKAKEYGIKPSRIYIDPLVEMLCTSEDGIAMNVEVISTVRNQYPDIHIVAAVSNISFNLPMRKYVNLGFTVLAMNAGLDSGILDPTNRDMLGLIYATEALLGQDDYCMEYIGAYRDGLFSKPEAK is encoded by the coding sequence TTGATAATCATTGGTGAAAAGATCAATGGATCGATTCCGATTGTGGCAAAAGCTATTGCAGAAAGAGACTCGGAATTTATTAAAGAAAGAGCCAAAATACAGGCTGCAGCCAATGCTACATTCATTGACTGCTGTGCGTCGGTACCGGAGGCAGAGGAAGTTGAGACCCTTAAGTGGATGATTGACTGCATACAGGAAGTCACAGATCTTCCAATCAGCGTTGACAGCCCAAGCCCTGCAGTACTGGCAGAAGTATTTTCATACTGTAAGCGTCCGGGTCTTATCAATTCTGTATCCATGGAGGGGGACAAGATTGACAAGATTTTCCCATTGATTGCTGACACAGAATGGAACGTTATCGCCCTTTGCAGTGATGATACGGGAATTCCAAAGACCGCGGAAGACCGTCTGAGGGTATTTAACAATATTATGGCAAAGGCAAAGGAATATGGGATTAAACCTTCCAGAATCTATATTGACCCGCTGGTAGAGATGCTATGCACTTCTGAGGACGGGATTGCCATGAACGTAGAGGTTATCAGTACAGTGAGGAACCAGTATCCCGATATTCACATTGTAGCGGCAGTCAGCAATATATCCTTTAATCTGCCGATGCGTAAGTATGTAAATCTTGGATTTACAGTTCTGGCGATGAATGCGGGACTTGACAGCGGAATACTTGATCCCACGAACAGGGATATGCTGGGGCTTATCTATGCCACAGAAGCATTGCTCGGACAAGATGATTATTGCATGGAATACATAGGTGCTTACCGTGACGGGCTGTTCAGCAAACCGGAAGCAAAGTAA
- a CDS encoding cobalamin B12-binding domain-containing protein, producing MSKIEEVAALVEKGKAKQIGAAVQSALDEGCDPVEILNKGMIDAMGIVGEKFKNNEIFVPEMLVAAKAMKVGVEVLKPHLASDATGALGKLIIATVAGDLHDIGKNLVAMMLESAGFEVIDLGVDVPADKIIAAVNENPDTKIVALSALLTTTMPAMRDTVSALAAQDFRKDIKIMVGGAPITQAFADEVGADGYSEDAASAATLAKSLV from the coding sequence ATGTCTAAAATTGAAGAAGTTGCTGCATTAGTTGAAAAGGGAAAAGCAAAACAGATCGGGGCTGCGGTACAGTCTGCATTGGATGAAGGATGTGATCCGGTCGAGATCCTGAACAAGGGTATGATTGATGCAATGGGTATCGTAGGAGAAAAATTCAAAAACAATGAAATCTTTGTTCCTGAGATGCTGGTAGCTGCAAAAGCCATGAAGGTTGGAGTAGAGGTTTTAAAACCGCACCTGGCAAGCGATGCAACCGGAGCATTGGGAAAACTGATTATAGCAACTGTTGCAGGCGACCTTCATGATATCGGTAAAAATCTTGTAGCCATGATGCTGGAAAGCGCAGGCTTTGAAGTAATCGATCTTGGCGTTGATGTCCCGGCGGATAAAATCATAGCTGCAGTGAACGAAAATCCGGACACAAAGATTGTAGCACTGTCCGCACTTCTGACCACTACAATGCCTGCTATGCGTGATACTGTATCTGCTCTGGCGGCACAGGATTTCCGTAAGGATATTAAAATTATGGTAGGCGGCGCACCGATTACGCAGGCTTTTGCAGATGAGGTCGGAGCCGATGGATATTCTGAAGATGCTGCTTCTGCAGCAACTTTGGCAAAATCACTTGTTTAA
- a CDS encoding ASKHA domain-containing protein — MAGYKIKFLPLGNTFEVMENTTILEAERLAGLEPDAPCGGRGICGKCSVIEELNGEKRVVLACQTKVDHDMVIHTGDRTESRHKILTEGVCRSVEVIPAVPGADQGYLMAFDIGTTTIAGYLMDGKTGRQLSIVSTMNPQFQFGADVIARANYVLEHNGKRMQEVVQKALNNLISAACREAGVSTQDIRLVSIAGNTCMHHLFLGISPRSLVIAPYVPEVKEGILQDAAECRLRIHPEGKVMILPNIAGFVGADTAACMLAVDFGRLESLTLMIDIGTNGELVMGNRKRIVTCSTAAGPAFEGAKIGCGMRGARGAISHVYAEGQELKLEIIDAQKAAGICGSGLIDTIAFLIQFGFIDCGGGFSEPDELKTEVGKANAWRLQTRKGKPVFILQEADESEDSKEILISQKDVREVQLAKGAIAAGIRMLMQKLAIGTEQIEQVLLAGAFGNYMSSDSACIIGLIPYELKDRIRGIGNAAGEGAKLAALNGKLFQEICELVRGVEFIELAMEPEFQDIFVDELEFANAEER; from the coding sequence ATGGCGGGATATAAAATAAAGTTTTTACCTTTGGGAAATACCTTTGAGGTCATGGAAAATACCACAATTCTGGAAGCGGAGCGTTTGGCTGGGCTGGAGCCGGATGCCCCCTGCGGCGGCAGGGGAATATGTGGAAAATGCAGCGTTATAGAAGAACTGAATGGAGAGAAGAGAGTGGTTTTAGCCTGTCAGACAAAAGTTGATCATGATATGGTGATTCACACGGGAGACAGAACGGAAAGCAGACATAAGATTCTGACAGAAGGAGTGTGCAGAAGTGTAGAGGTGATTCCGGCGGTTCCCGGGGCCGATCAGGGATATCTGATGGCATTTGATATCGGTACAACTACCATAGCAGGATATTTGATGGATGGAAAGACAGGCAGGCAGCTTTCGATTGTCAGCACCATGAATCCGCAATTTCAATTTGGGGCTGATGTGATTGCAAGAGCAAATTACGTATTGGAACATAATGGAAAAAGGATGCAGGAAGTAGTACAGAAAGCCTTGAATAATCTGATATCGGCAGCATGCAGGGAAGCAGGAGTCAGTACGCAGGATATCCGGCTTGTTTCAATTGCAGGGAATACCTGCATGCATCATCTGTTCCTTGGAATCTCTCCCCGAAGTCTTGTCATAGCACCTTATGTGCCCGAGGTAAAGGAAGGTATATTACAGGATGCGGCAGAATGCCGGCTGAGAATCCATCCGGAAGGGAAGGTGATGATTCTGCCGAATATTGCAGGTTTTGTGGGAGCCGATACGGCAGCCTGTATGTTGGCTGTAGACTTCGGACGTCTGGAATCCTTGACACTTATGATTGATATTGGTACGAACGGTGAGCTGGTAATGGGGAACCGGAAAAGAATTGTTACCTGCTCTACGGCAGCAGGTCCTGCTTTTGAAGGTGCGAAGATTGGTTGTGGTATGCGGGGAGCCAGGGGAGCTATCAGCCACGTGTACGCAGAGGGGCAGGAACTGAAACTGGAGATCATCGACGCACAGAAAGCAGCAGGAATCTGCGGTTCGGGATTGATTGATACAATTGCATTTCTTATACAATTTGGATTTATTGACTGCGGTGGTGGCTTTTCTGAACCGGACGAATTGAAGACAGAAGTCGGAAAAGCCAATGCCTGGCGGCTTCAAACACGGAAAGGGAAACCAGTGTTTATCCTGCAGGAGGCGGATGAGTCTGAGGACAGTAAAGAGATACTGATTTCTCAAAAGGATGTAAGAGAAGTACAGCTGGCAAAAGGTGCCATAGCTGCAGGAATCAGGATGCTGATGCAGAAACTGGCGATTGGTACGGAGCAGATTGAACAGGTACTTTTGGCCGGAGCCTTTGGCAATTATATGAGTTCAGACAGTGCCTGTATCATCGGCTTAATCCCTTATGAGCTGAAGGATAGGATAAGGGGAATTGGAAACGCTGCCGGAGAAGGAGCGAAGCTGGCGGCATTGAACGGAAAACTTTTTCAGGAAATCTGTGAACTGGTAAGAGGTGTGGAATTTATAGAATTGGCCATGGAACCGGAATTCCAGGATATATTTGTGGATGAATTAGAGTTTGCGAATGCGGAGGAAAGATGA
- a CDS encoding DUF2284 domain-containing protein, with translation MIEEWVKAALGLGFEAAAPLDVSTLKMLPEVRNMCAADRCHMYDKNWACPPGCGSLEACEEEVKTYPAGIIVQSRGELEDSFDFEGMKEIEEKHKERFLKLRDELLKSVKRVLPLGSGSCTLCSVCTYPDKPCRMPDRRISSMEAYGLLVSQVCSDNNLPYYYGAGTLTYTSCFLMDI, from the coding sequence ATGATAGAAGAATGGGTAAAGGCCGCACTGGGGCTTGGATTTGAGGCGGCAGCACCGCTTGATGTGAGCACTTTGAAAATGCTCCCTGAAGTCCGCAATATGTGCGCAGCTGACAGATGTCATATGTATGATAAAAATTGGGCATGTCCGCCTGGTTGTGGCTCTTTGGAGGCGTGCGAAGAAGAGGTGAAAACTTATCCTGCCGGGATCATTGTTCAGAGCAGAGGAGAACTTGAAGATTCTTTTGATTTTGAAGGAATGAAAGAGATTGAAGAAAAGCATAAGGAACGGTTTCTGAAGCTGAGGGATGAGCTTTTAAAGTCGGTGAAAAGGGTTTTGCCTCTTGGCAGCGGCAGTTGTACGCTGTGCAGCGTATGCACTTATCCGGATAAACCTTGCCGTATGCCGGACAGGCGGATATCATCGATGGAAGCTTATGGGCTTTTAGTCAGCCAGGTATGCAGTGATAACAATTTACCCTATTATTATGGAGCAGGAACACTTACCTACACAAGCTGTTTTTTAATGGATATATAA
- a CDS encoding cobalamin B12-binding domain-containing protein: MGALEEIRYAIEEGKPRTVLKVLQDAVNSGMDPEHILNDAMLPAMRKVGHFYRDEDGDVARILAAARAMKKGMDFLEPYMEQDYFGYLGKVILGTAGGDLHDVGKNLVGIMFRSVGFDVVDLGVDVSARRFVEAVKDNPDVDIVCISSLLTTSMPEMRRIVHALNALHNRKDFKVMVGGGPITRTFADEIGADGYTENAVDAAEIARSSMIS; the protein is encoded by the coding sequence ATGGGTGCATTGGAGGAGATAAGGTACGCAATTGAGGAAGGAAAACCAAGGACTGTTTTAAAGGTTTTACAGGATGCAGTAAATTCTGGTATGGATCCGGAACATATTTTAAATGATGCCATGCTTCCGGCGATGCGGAAGGTGGGGCACTTCTACAGAGATGAAGACGGTGATGTGGCCCGCATTCTGGCGGCTGCCAGAGCGATGAAAAAGGGTATGGATTTTCTGGAGCCATATATGGAACAGGATTATTTCGGGTATCTTGGGAAAGTAATTCTGGGAACGGCGGGCGGGGATCTTCATGATGTTGGAAAGAATCTGGTCGGGATCATGTTCCGCAGTGTGGGTTTTGATGTGGTTGATCTGGGCGTGGACGTTTCAGCGAGGCGTTTTGTGGAAGCTGTAAAAGATAACCCCGATGTGGACATTGTCTGTATTTCTTCTTTGCTTACTACCTCCATGCCGGAGATGCGTCGTATTGTACATGCTCTGAATGCATTGCATAACAGGAAAGATTTTAAAGTTATGGTTGGAGGAGGGCCTATAACAAGGACATTCGCCGATGAAATAGGTGCGGATGGATATACGGAAAATGCTGTAGATGCGGCTGAAATTGCCCGCAGCTCTATGATAAGTTAA
- a CDS encoding L-lactate dehydrogenase — protein MGSKITIIGAGSVGATITYTLAQESYVSELVMIDINKEKVDGEAMDIVQGTAFRDPISIISGTYEDAKDSDIVIITSGLPRKPGQSRIELAQTNVNIVKSIAKEIVPAAPNAIYLIVANPVDIMTHAFLKVSGLPESHVLGSGTLLDTTRLRYVLSEKLSIAQKNIHAYVFGEHGDSSFVPWSCANVSGVPFSQYAAVAKSIGKEITEFTHDEMEDYVHVSGGEIIKRKGATFYGVAMAVVNLCGMLSAASDSVTTVSSMMHGEYGVSDICTSTLTVVGPGGVKGKLEVALSEEEVTKFQESSKRLQAVIDELDLN, from the coding sequence ATGGGTAGTAAAATTACAATTATCGGAGCTGGAAGTGTAGGGGCGACAATTACTTATACACTTGCGCAGGAAAGCTATGTCTCAGAGCTAGTTATGATCGACATCAATAAGGAAAAGGTTGATGGAGAAGCCATGGACATTGTACAGGGTACAGCTTTTCGTGATCCGATTTCCATAATTTCCGGAACATACGAAGATGCGAAAGATTCGGACATTGTGATTATTACGTCAGGTCTTCCCAGAAAGCCCGGTCAGTCAAGAATTGAACTTGCGCAGACGAATGTAAATATCGTGAAAAGCATTGCAAAAGAGATTGTGCCGGCTGCACCGAATGCAATTTATCTTATTGTTGCCAATCCTGTGGATATCATGACACACGCATTTTTAAAGGTTTCCGGTCTGCCTGAGAGCCATGTTCTTGGTTCAGGCACACTTCTGGATACTACAAGGCTTCGTTATGTATTGTCCGAAAAACTCAGTATTGCCCAGAAAAACATACATGCTTATGTCTTTGGTGAGCATGGTGATTCTTCTTTCGTACCATGGTCATGCGCCAACGTTTCGGGAGTTCCTTTCTCACAATATGCGGCTGTTGCGAAGAGTATCGGAAAAGAAATTACGGAATTTACGCATGACGAGATGGAGGACTATGTGCATGTTTCCGGCGGTGAAATCATCAAGCGTAAAGGTGCAACTTTCTATGGTGTGGCAATGGCTGTTGTAAATCTCTGTGGCATGCTCAGTGCGGCTTCTGATTCTGTTACTACAGTATCCTCCATGATGCACGGAGAGTATGGAGTAAGTGATATCTGCACAAGCACTCTGACTGTTGTCGGACCGGGAGGAGTAAAGGGAAAACTGGAAGTAGCGCTTAGTGAGGAAGAGGTTACCAAATTCCAGGAGAGTTCAAAGCGGCTGCAAGCTGTTATTGATGAATTAGATTTAAACTGA
- the fumC gene encoding class II fumarate hydratase, with product MEYRIEKDSMGEMKVPADRYWAAQTQRSLQNFKIGGEQMPEEITHAFGLLKKAAAITNYRLGKLDDRRLDAICKASDEVIAGELTGHFPLLVWQTGSGTQSNMNANEVIANRGNEIAGEKLLHPNDHINMSQSSNDTFPTALHIAAVMSIEDKLFPSMDKLTDTFRRLENENEDVVKSGRTHLQDAVPIKFSQEISGWRNMLEKTKGMLKASLPGLKELALGGTAVGTGLNAPKGFDVEAAKVISELTGREFVTAGNKFHALSAKDDITFAHGGLKALAADMMKIANDIRWLSSGPRCGLGEIYIPENEPGSSIMPGKVNPTQCESLTMVAVQVMGNDAAVGFAASQGNFELNVFMPVIAYNFLQSVRLLTDGILSFNDNCASGIKANRKKMKDNLYNSLMLVTALNPYIGYDNAARAAKKAYKENISLKQSCIELGLLTEEKFEEVFHPEGMA from the coding sequence CTGGAGTATCGTATCGAAAAAGACTCCATGGGAGAGATGAAAGTACCGGCAGACCGATATTGGGCTGCCCAGACACAGAGAAGTTTACAGAATTTCAAAATCGGAGGGGAACAGATGCCTGAAGAAATCACTCATGCATTTGGCTTACTTAAAAAGGCGGCGGCAATTACGAATTACAGACTGGGAAAGCTGGATGACAGAAGACTGGATGCAATATGTAAGGCTTCCGATGAGGTGATTGCCGGGGAGCTGACCGGGCATTTTCCTCTGCTTGTATGGCAGACTGGAAGTGGGACACAGTCCAATATGAATGCCAATGAAGTTATCGCCAACCGCGGGAATGAAATCGCAGGAGAAAAACTGCTTCACCCCAATGATCACATCAACATGTCACAGAGTTCTAATGATACATTTCCAACTGCCTTGCATATTGCGGCCGTCATGAGCATCGAGGACAAACTCTTCCCGTCTATGGATAAATTGACGGATACTTTCAGACGTCTGGAAAATGAAAATGAAGATGTGGTAAAGAGTGGGCGTACCCACCTGCAGGATGCCGTTCCGATAAAATTCTCACAGGAAATCAGTGGTTGGAGAAACATGCTGGAGAAGACAAAAGGCATGTTGAAAGCATCTCTTCCTGGATTAAAAGAACTGGCGCTTGGAGGAACGGCTGTAGGAACCGGTTTGAATGCCCCGAAGGGCTTTGATGTGGAAGCTGCAAAAGTAATCAGTGAGCTGACAGGAAGGGAATTTGTTACTGCCGGGAATAAGTTTCATGCACTCTCTGCCAAAGATGATATTACCTTTGCACATGGAGGGCTGAAGGCACTGGCAGCGGATATGATGAAGATTGCCAATGATATCCGCTGGTTATCCAGTGGCCCCAGGTGTGGGCTCGGTGAGATTTATATTCCGGAGAATGAGCCGGGGAGTTCTATCATGCCCGGTAAAGTGAATCCCACACAGTGCGAATCGCTCACAATGGTGGCAGTACAGGTTATGGGGAATGATGCAGCTGTTGGGTTTGCAGCATCCCAGGGAAATTTCGAACTGAATGTCTTTATGCCTGTAATTGCATACAATTTTCTGCAATCCGTAAGACTGCTTACAGATGGTATCCTGTCATTTAATGACAATTGTGCATCCGGAATCAAGGCAAACCGCAAAAAGATGAAAGATAATCTGTATAACTCTCTGATGTTAGTAACTGCATTGAATCCTTATATCGGTTATGATAATGCGGCGAGGGCGGCGAAGAAGGCCTATAAAGAAAATATTTCATTAAAACAGTCTTGTATTGAACTGGGACTTCTTACAGAAGAAAAATTTGAGGAAGTGTTTCATCCGGAAGGAATGGCATGA
- the pckA gene encoding phosphoenolpyruvate carboxykinase (ATP) yields METYGIEKLGIVNPKAVYRNLTPAQLTEAAVIKGEGKLSNTGALVVTTGKYTGRSPEDKFIVDTPAIHDDIAWGNINVPIEKEKFDAIKAKVVAYLQNRDIYLFDGLAGADPVCTRKFRIVNELASQNLFIRDLLIRPTEEELANYGDPDFTIISAPGFKCIPEVDGVHSEAAILVDYEAKLVVICGTQYSGEMKKSVFSVMNFLMPKEGVLPMHCSANMDPETKETAIFFGLSGTGKTTLSADPNRKLIGDDEHGWSDRGIFNFEGGCYAKCINLTEENEPEIYNAIKFGSLVENVVMDDTTREFDFDDESLTENTRVGYPVEYISNAQVPGVGGIPKVVIFLTADAFGVLPPISRLDENAAMYHFVTGFTSKLAGTERGITEPQPTFSTLFGAPFMPMDPSVYANMLGERIEKYDTKVYLVNTGWTGGPYGVGSRMKLKYTRAMVTAALNGTFDDVEYKHDEVFNLDIPQSCPNVPDEIMNPRDTWTDKDAYDAQAKKLATMFQNNFAKKYPNMPANIAEAGPKGE; encoded by the coding sequence ATGGAAACATACGGAATTGAAAAATTGGGTATTGTTAACCCAAAAGCAGTTTATCGTAACCTGACACCGGCACAGCTTACTGAAGCTGCTGTAATTAAAGGTGAAGGTAAATTATCTAATACAGGTGCTTTAGTTGTTACAACCGGCAAATATACCGGACGTTCACCGGAAGATAAATTTATTGTTGACACACCGGCTATTCATGATGACATTGCCTGGGGCAATATAAATGTTCCAATTGAAAAAGAAAAGTTTGATGCAATCAAAGCGAAAGTTGTAGCATACCTTCAAAACCGCGACATCTATCTGTTTGATGGTCTGGCAGGCGCTGATCCTGTTTGCACAAGAAAGTTCCGTATTGTGAACGAACTTGCAAGCCAGAACCTGTTTATCCGTGATCTGTTGATTCGTCCGACGGAAGAAGAATTAGCCAACTATGGAGATCCTGATTTCACCATCATCTCTGCACCGGGATTCAAGTGTATTCCAGAAGTGGATGGTGTTCATTCAGAAGCAGCTATTCTTGTAGACTATGAAGCAAAGTTGGTTGTTATCTGTGGAACCCAGTATTCAGGCGAGATGAAAAAGTCTGTATTCTCTGTTATGAACTTCCTGATGCCAAAAGAAGGAGTTCTTCCGATGCACTGTTCTGCGAACATGGATCCGGAAACAAAAGAGACAGCAATCTTCTTCGGCTTGTCCGGTACAGGTAAGACAACCCTGTCTGCAGATCCGAATCGTAAGCTGATTGGTGACGATGAGCATGGCTGGTCTGACAGAGGAATTTTCAACTTTGAAGGCGGCTGCTATGCAAAGTGTATCAATCTGACAGAAGAGAATGAGCCTGAAATCTACAATGCCATTAAGTTCGGAAGTCTTGTAGAAAATGTTGTTATGGATGATACAACACGTGAATTTGATTTTGATGATGAATCCCTGACGGAGAACACACGTGTGGGCTATCCTGTAGAATATATTTCCAATGCACAGGTACCGGGCGTGGGAGGAATTCCCAAGGTCGTTATCTTCCTCACAGCCGATGCTTTTGGTGTACTTCCTCCAATTTCAAGACTGGATGAGAATGCTGCTATGTACCACTTTGTAACCGGATTTACATCCAAACTTGCCGGTACAGAACGTGGAATTACAGAGCCGCAGCCTACATTCTCAACACTTTTCGGCGCACCGTTTATGCCGATGGACCCTTCCGTATATGCAAATATGCTTGGAGAGAGAATCGAAAAGTATGATACGAAAGTATACCTTGTGAACACAGGATGGACTGGCGGACCTTATGGCGTCGGAAGCCGTATGAAACTGAAATATACACGTGCGATGGTTACGGCTGCCTTGAATGGTACATTCGATGATGTGGAATACAAACATGACGAAGTATTTAACCTTGATATTCCTCAGTCCTGCCCTAATGTTCCGGATGAGATCATGAATCCCCGTGATACATGGACGGATAAGGATGCATACGATGCACAGGCTAAGAAGCTTGCCACGATGTTCCAGAATAACTTTGCCAAGAAGTATCCGAACATGCCTGCAAACATTGCAGAAGCCGGACCTAAAGGGGAGTAG
- a CDS encoding transporter substrate-binding domain-containing protein → MKNRKMKFTALALAAACMMSFSACGSSIPENTVNSLADLDAGGKKIGVQTGTTGDLYSTDEYEAKKINTVERYNKGADAVQSLKQGKIDCVIIDTEPAKVFVEKNTDLKILDEPFADEEYAMSIDKSNTALKEEINAALTELKEDGTLDSIKKNYVGTDEEKGKTPYKSPEDVDTSKGKLIMATNAEFPPYEYYEDNKIVGIDADMAQAVADKLGRKLEIQDMAFDSIIAAVTAGKVDIGVAGMTVTEDRLQNVDFTDSYATSKQVIIVRAK, encoded by the coding sequence ATGAAAAACAGGAAAATGAAATTTACCGCGCTTGCTCTTGCAGCGGCATGCATGATGTCATTCTCAGCATGTGGAAGCAGTATACCGGAAAATACGGTCAACAGTCTTGCCGATTTGGATGCAGGCGGAAAAAAGATAGGAGTTCAGACAGGAACTACAGGGGATCTCTATTCTACGGATGAGTATGAAGCGAAAAAAATCAATACAGTTGAACGCTATAATAAAGGGGCTGATGCTGTTCAGTCTTTGAAGCAGGGAAAGATTGACTGTGTGATTATTGATACAGAACCTGCAAAGGTTTTTGTGGAGAAGAACACGGACTTGAAGATTTTGGATGAGCCCTTTGCAGATGAAGAATATGCAATGTCCATTGATAAATCCAATACAGCCCTGAAAGAAGAAATCAATGCGGCACTGACAGAACTTAAAGAAGACGGAACTTTGGACAGCATCAAGAAAAACTATGTAGGTACTGACGAAGAAAAAGGAAAAACACCATATAAGTCTCCGGAGGATGTGGATACCTCCAAGGGCAAGCTGATTATGGCAACAAATGCGGAATTTCCTCCTTATGAGTATTACGAAGACAACAAGATTGTCGGGATTGATGCAGATATGGCTCAGGCTGTTGCCGATAAGCTGGGTAGAAAATTAGAGATTCAGGATATGGCATTTGACTCTATTATAGCAGCAGTGACTGCCGGAAAGGTGGATATCGGCGTTGCCGGAATGACAGTTACAGAGGACCGGCTGCAGAATGTGGATTTCACAGACAGCTATGCGACTTCAAAACAGGTAATCATCGTAAGAGCTAAATGA
- a CDS encoding amino acid ABC transporter permease has translation MSHFIELFHRDFIQDNRYKYLLTGLGNTLLITFFAVLIGIFIGFLIAIIRSSHDKMDRPGFLLNFLNLLSKIYLTVIRGTPTVVQLLISFFIIFTSPNASKLMVATLTFGINSGAYVAEIVRSGIMSIDAGQMEAGRSLGLNYAKTMRFIIMPQAFKNVLPALANEFIVLLKETSVCGYIGLADLTRGGDIIRSATYDAFLPLLTVAAIYLIMVCGLSALVGKLERRLRTSER, from the coding sequence ATGAGTCATTTTATCGAGCTTTTTCATAGAGACTTTATACAAGACAACCGTTATAAGTATCTGCTGACGGGATTAGGGAATACCCTGTTAATTACATTTTTTGCAGTATTGATCGGCATATTTATAGGATTTCTTATCGCAATTATCCGCTCTTCCCATGACAAGATGGACAGGCCGGGATTTTTATTGAACTTTTTGAATCTACTCAGTAAGATTTATTTGACGGTTATCCGCGGAACACCAACGGTCGTACAGCTGCTGATTAGTTTCTTTATCATATTCACTTCACCAAACGCTTCAAAGCTCATGGTCGCGACTTTGACTTTTGGTATTAATTCAGGTGCATATGTTGCAGAGATTGTCCGTTCCGGAATTATGTCGATTGATGCAGGGCAGATGGAGGCCGGCCGGTCACTGGGGCTGAATTATGCAAAGACTATGAGATTTATCATTATGCCGCAGGCGTTTAAGAATGTACTGCCTGCGCTGGCCAACGAGTTTATTGTATTGCTAAAGGAAACATCGGTCTGCGGTTACATAGGGCTGGCGGATCTGACAAGAGGCGGAGACATCATCCGGAGTGCAACGTATGATGCATTTCTTCCCTTACTTACTGTTGCGGCAATTTATCTGATTATGGTATGTGGTTTAAGTGCGCTTGTTGGAAAGCTGGAGAGGAGGCTGCGTACCAGTGAACGTTAA
- a CDS encoding amino acid ABC transporter ATP-binding protein — MNVNEDILIQVKDLKKKFGKNEVLRGITTDIRKGEVVVVIGPSGSGKSTFLRSLNLLEKPTSGQILFEGVDIIDPKSDIDAHRQKMGMVFQQFNLFPHMTVLKNITLAPVQTKKLSQTQADRKALELLERVGLPDKAQAYPDMLSGGQKQRIAIARAMAMEPDVMLFDEPTSALDPEMVGEVLAIMQELAKSGMTMVVVTHEMGFAKEVGSRVLFIDEGRIQEENSPGEFFSNPVNSRLKEFLSKVLS, encoded by the coding sequence GTGAACGTTAATGAGGATATTTTAATTCAGGTTAAAGATTTAAAAAAGAAATTTGGGAAAAATGAAGTTCTGAGAGGGATTACTACTGATATCCGTAAAGGTGAAGTGGTTGTTGTGATTGGGCCCTCAGGATCCGGAAAGTCCACCTTTCTTCGCTCCTTAAATCTTCTTGAGAAGCCGACCAGCGGTCAGATTCTTTTTGAAGGGGTGGATATTATTGACCCAAAATCGGATATTGATGCTCATCGTCAGAAAATGGGGATGGTATTCCAGCAGTTTAACTTGTTTCCACATATGACAGTTCTTAAGAATATTACGCTGGCGCCGGTACAGACGAAAAAACTGTCCCAGACGCAAGCTGACCGAAAAGCACTTGAGCTTTTGGAAAGAGTAGGCCTTCCGGATAAAGCACAGGCGTATCCTGACATGCTCTCAGGAGGGCAAAAACAGCGGATAGCCATCGCCCGGGCCATGGCTATGGAACCGGATGTGATGCTGTTCGATGAACCAACTTCCGCTTTGGATCCTGAGATGGTAGGAGAAGTGCTGGCAATTATGCAGGAACTTGCAAAATCAGGCATGACCATGGTAGTGGTTACGCACGAGATGGGGTTTGCAAAAGAGGTTGGAAGCCGCGTTCTTTTCATTGATGAAGGAAGAATACAGGAGGAGAACAGCCCCGGCGAGTTTTTCAGCAATCCGGTAAACAGCAGGTTAAAAGAGTTTTTATCGAAGGTGCTGTCCTGA